The Bacteroidota bacterium genome segment CAGTCGTATTTCAAATAATCGAATCCCCATTGGGCAAACTGTTTCACATCATTATCCCAGAAATGATAGTTGCCAATGGCAAAAGGCAATATTTTTCTGTTCCTGGCAATTTTTTCTTTTACAGGTAGAAAGGCACCTTCGGGATTCATGGCAGATCCTCCGGCCCGGTGCCCGTAGGATTCAACCCAGGGTGTGGAATATGTCCCGATCTTCAGGCCCAAATCATGAACCTGGTTGCACAATAATTGAATATCCTGGAAACGGGTAGTGTCGGGAAGAATGGCATGGAAGCTGCCGCCCCTTTTGCCCTGCCACCCGTCATCAATGTTGATATAGCTCCACCCGTGATTGATCAACCCACTGGCCACCATCGCTTTGGCCTGTGCAAGCACTTCCTCCTGGGTAATCCTGGTACCATAAATATTGTAATGGTTCCATCCCATAGGAGGCGTCAATGCAATGTTTTCCCCAACCACTATCTTAAATTTCCTGCTGGCTGTACCTTTCGAATTTCTAACCTTGAGAATCACCACATATTCACCAGGCTTTGCAACTGAACCTGTTATTTTCCCGGTCTGGCTGTTTAGTTTAACACCAAGCGGAAGGTTGGCCGCAGAAAATATCACAGGCCTTTCGCCGGTTGCAGGAACCGTAAATATTATAGGATGCCCTGGCCTTACCCCAAACACTTTAGGCCCGTTAATCTGTGGTTCTGCTTTTTCCTTCGGCGTTAATATAATTCCAGCGGTTTTCTGGGCTTTAAGTCCTGTCACACAAAACGAACCAGCAAGGACCAAGGCAAGAAAAAAATGATATCTATTAAAAAATGTCTTTTTTAATTTTGTTTTCATTTTATATAATTAATAATCTATCGCTTACGACTACACCGATTTAAACTATAATACATATTTCATTCATTACTCATCAAATCCTGAAATAAGCTGCTGCCAACCTGTCTCTGAATTTTTGGAAACATTTTCAGGCAATCCTTTCAAATATTCCGGTTTATTCATCTTTTTAGAAGCCTGTTTGATAAAAGACACAGCATCAGAGAAATTATAGGATTTAATTTGCTGACCTGTCCATTCTTTTTCTTTTAATAAATAAGGCATAAGGAAATCAACTCCTTTTTGCAGGCTCTTGCCTGAGGGTGTGGTAACATTCCACAAATCAATATCAGTGTTTTCGGACAAAGTAGCAGTTT includes the following:
- a CDS encoding putative Ig domain-containing protein, producing MKTKLKKTFFNRYHFFLALVLAGSFCVTGLKAQKTAGIILTPKEKAEPQINGPKVFGVRPGHPIIFTVPATGERPVIFSAANLPLGVKLNSQTGKITGSVAKPGEYVVILKVRNSKGTASRKFKIVVGENIALTPPMGWNHYNIYGTRITQEEVLAQAKAMVASGLINHGWSYINIDDGWQGKRGGSFHAILPDTTRFQDIQLLCNQVHDLGLKIGTYSTPWVESYGHRAGGSAMNPEGAFLPVKEKIARNRKILPFAIGNYHFWDNDVKQFAQWGFDYLKYDWNPIELPETKEMYDALRASGRDIVLSLSNSTPFATIDDLSKVSNAWRTGGDIKDEWKSLKSRLFSQDKWAQYAGPGHWNDPDMMIVGVVGWNSPEKHPTRLTPDEQYTHMSAWCLMSVPLLLGCDLTKLDDFTLSLLTNDEVIAVNQDPLGKQATVVSKQGENGVMAKDMEDGTKVAGLFNTGDEGTQQIVLKWSDLGIKGRYIVRDLWKQKDLGTFKDEFKADVPEHGVVLVSLRKIR